From the genome of Rhizobacter sp. AJA081-3:
CGCACCAGCTTGCCGGTCTTCGCCTTCTCCTCGGGCGAGGAGAACTCCATCTTGATCAGCTTGGAGCCCAGGTTGCGGCGGATGATCGGCAGCTTGCCGGCCTTCAGCGCCGGCTTGTGCACGTAGAACTCGTCGGGGTTCACGGCGCCCTGCACCACCGTCTCGCCCAGGCCGTAGCTGGAGGTGATGAAGACGACGTCCTGGAAGCCGCTCTCGGTGTCGATGGTGAACATCACGCCGGCCGCGCCGAGGTCGGAGCGCACCATGCGCTGCACGCCGGCCGACAGCGCCACGTCACCGTGCGCGAAGCCCTTGTGCACGCGGTAGCTGATGGCCCGGTCGTTGTAGAGGCTGGCGAAGACCTCCTTCATCTTGGCAAGCACCTCGTCGATGCCGACCACGTTGAGGAAGGTCTCCTGCTGGCCCGCGAAGGAGGCGTCGGGCAGGTCTTCGGCCGTCGCCGAGGAACGCACGGCGAACGAGGCGCCGGGGTTGCCCGCGGTCAGGCGCGTGAACTCGGCGCGGATGGCGGATTCGAGTGCCGGCGGGAACGGCGTGGCCTCGATCCAGTGGCGGATCTGTGCGCCGGCCTCGGCCAGCGCCCGCACGTCGTCGGTGTTCAGCGTGGCCAGGCGATCGCTGATGCGCGTCACCAGGCCTTCGTGCTTCAGGAATTCGCGGAAGGCATGCGCCGTCGTCGCAAAACCGCCGGGCACCCGGACCCCCGAGGCAGCCAGTTGGCTGATCATTTCGCCGAGCGAGGCGTTCTTGCCGCCCACCGACTCGACGTCGGTCATCCTCAGTTGTTCGAACGGGACGACCAGGGCGGTCGCCAGTGCAGGGTTGGACATGGGAAAACTCCGTGATGTTGAAAAACCGGCATTTCCCGACCTCCCGACCTGCGGCCCGAGCGAAGCTCCAGGGCGGTGCATTCCCACGCAGGCCGGCCGCACTCTTCGAGTGTTGTGTGGCGGCGGGCGGCGTTCAAGGGCGTCGGAGGTGGAAGTCTGCTCGGGATTCTACGGGTTTGTTCCCTATCATCGAGGGCGTCCCCCCAATCCGAAGGCCCGCTCTGCCATGCCCAACCGCACCGTCTTCTTCGTCTCCGACGGCACCGGCATCACCGCCGAAACCTTCGGCAACTCGATCCTGGCGCAGTTCTCCGGCAAGCCGCGCCACGTGCGCCGGCCCTTCATCGACACACCGGACAAGGCGCACCAGGTGGTGCGCGAGATCAACCACACCGCCGACGCGGAGGGCCGCCGGCCGGTGGTCTTCATCACGCTGGTCAACGCCGAGATCCTGGCGATCCTGAAGGAGCACTCCAAGGGCCTGGTGCTGGACATGTTCAACACCTTCATCGAGCCGCTGGAGGCGGAGTTCGGCGTCAAGTCGAACCACCGCATCGGCCGCTTCTCGGACGTCTCCAAGAGCCAGGAGTACACCGACCGCATCGAGGCGATCAACTTCTCGCTGGCGCACGACGACGGGCAATCCGCGAAGAACCTCGCCGAGGCCGACGTGATCCTGGTCGGCGTGAGCCGAAGCGGCAAGACGCCGACCTCGTTGTACCTGGCGATGCAGCACGGCATCAAGGCGGCGAACTACCCGCTGATCCCGGAAGACTTCGACCGCGGCCAGATCCCCTCGACGCTGGCACCGTTCAAGAAGAAGTGCTTCGGCCTGACCATCGACCCGGAGCGCCTGAGCCAGATCCGCAACGAGCGCCGGCCGAACAGCCGCTACGCCTCGATCGAGAACTGCCGCATGGAAGTGCACGAGGCCGAGGCGATGATGCGCCGCGAAGGCATCGCTTGGCTGTCGTCGACGCACAAGTCGATCGAGGAGATCGCCACCACCATCCTGCGCGACCTGCGGCCTGACCGGCTGATGTACTAGGACGGCGGCGGCGCCGCCTCCCAGCGATCCTTGCCGGCCAGCTTGGCCCGGTACATCGCCTGGTCGGCCCGGTCGATCAGTCGCTCGAAACGCTCGGACCCGCCCGCCGACATGGCCACGCCGATCGAAGCCGTGCAACCGAAGGGATCCTCGGACTCGCCGAGCTGCAGCCCGCGAAGCTCCCCCAGGATCCGCTCGACGACCTTCACGCCGTCTTCGCGGCGGGTGCGCGGCAGCACCACCGCGAACTCCTCGCCGCCCCAGCGCGCGGCCAGGTCGGTGCTGCGCAGCGCCGCCTGGATGCGCTGTGCGGTCGCGCGCAGCAGCCGG
Proteins encoded in this window:
- a CDS encoding pyruvate, water dikinase regulatory protein; protein product: MPNRTVFFVSDGTGITAETFGNSILAQFSGKPRHVRRPFIDTPDKAHQVVREINHTADAEGRRPVVFITLVNAEILAILKEHSKGLVLDMFNTFIEPLEAEFGVKSNHRIGRFSDVSKSQEYTDRIEAINFSLAHDDGQSAKNLAEADVILVGVSRSGKTPTSLYLAMQHGIKAANYPLIPEDFDRGQIPSTLAPFKKKCFGLTIDPERLSQIRNERRPNSRYASIENCRMEVHEAEAMMRREGIAWLSSTHKSIEEIATTILRDLRPDRLMY